One genomic segment of Sphingomonas sp. KR3-1 includes these proteins:
- a CDS encoding AraC family transcriptional regulator ligand-binding domain-containing protein translates to MTKRSDILPPPAHSMATPEKLPGLDGIAVAQLLQGAALKGHDPEGILHKAGIDPTVYGDVDASIDGRALSRLIQQIQLALDDAFIGFMAERCRLALDLERMLAYLHCETFGESIRVSIRFTQALSEDIGPQLIEDRHGAKHVCVYHTIEGVDRDIFVWFRFIWIFQFFSWLIGRPLRLRGVQIRGPKPVQANGFDRFAVFGCPIRYNAPFDALFYDRSDLGTRLRHGTLADVEEYNASNPDWFATPTGRTTWRSRTEHALVDFQREQNWSAPIEAVAEQLRSRPRRLRRDLAREGESFQQIRTRLRGELAAAYLLVTDLPITEVGYRVGFSEPGSFSRNFTEWAGLTPSQYRDRYKPDGARLAAASMLLSERIGA, encoded by the coding sequence GTGACCAAGCGTTCCGACATCCTGCCTCCACCCGCGCACTCCATGGCGACGCCGGAGAAGCTACCCGGGCTGGACGGCATCGCGGTGGCGCAGCTGCTGCAGGGTGCCGCGCTGAAGGGGCATGATCCCGAGGGAATCCTGCACAAGGCGGGTATCGATCCGACGGTTTACGGCGATGTCGATGCCTCGATCGACGGGCGGGCGCTCTCCCGGCTGATCCAGCAGATCCAGCTGGCGCTGGACGACGCCTTTATCGGCTTCATGGCCGAGCGATGCAGGCTCGCACTCGACTTGGAGCGCATGCTCGCCTACCTCCACTGCGAGACCTTCGGTGAATCGATCCGGGTCAGCATCCGCTTCACCCAGGCGCTGTCGGAAGACATCGGCCCGCAGCTGATCGAGGACCGCCACGGGGCGAAGCATGTCTGCGTCTACCACACGATCGAAGGCGTCGACCGCGACATCTTCGTCTGGTTCCGCTTCATCTGGATCTTCCAGTTCTTCAGCTGGCTGATCGGACGGCCGCTGCGCCTGCGCGGTGTTCAGATACGCGGCCCGAAGCCGGTGCAGGCCAACGGGTTCGACCGTTTCGCGGTGTTCGGGTGCCCGATCCGCTACAATGCGCCGTTCGACGCGCTCTTCTACGATCGCAGCGACCTGGGCACGCGGCTCCGGCACGGCACGCTAGCCGATGTCGAGGAGTACAATGCCAGCAACCCGGACTGGTTCGCCACGCCGACGGGCCGGACGACCTGGCGCTCTCGGACCGAACATGCGCTGGTCGATTTCCAGCGAGAACAGAACTGGTCGGCGCCGATCGAGGCGGTCGCCGAGCAGCTGCGCAGCCGCCCGCGCCGGCTGCGCCGCGACCTCGCGCGCGAAGGCGAGAGCTTCCAGCAGATCCGAACGCGGCTGCGCGGCGAGCTGGCCGCGGCCTATCTGCTCGTCACCGACCTGCCGATCACCGAGGTGGGCTACCGTGTGGGCTTCAGCGAGCCCGGCAGCTTCTCGCGCAACTTCACCGAATGGGCCGGGCTGACCCCAAGCCAATATCGCGACCGCTACAAGCCCGATGGCGCGCGCCTGGCCGCCGCATCGATGTTGCTGAGCGAGCGTATCGGCGCCTGA
- a CDS encoding glycoside hydrolase domain-containing protein, whose amino-acid sequence MKKPLYALLSLLALVPPAAAQRATAPVDLVDPFMGTRGDRGQLSPAAAAPFGMVQLAPDTDPANHIGYDRSAPLLRGFSQTRAQGVGCGGGGGDLLTSVTYAGEAGPASIDRRSERAGAGWYHVRYGRTAITADLAAGQSVSISRFTLSRAGAVDVVLDPRHSYAKHVSHEWLATDAGGLRLTLANATVCNRGVYHLAVAARLELNGRPVQAVGIPDAKGLLHLTLAVRAGDRVELRAALSTVDAASAGRALARELGDTPFERLVRQTRADWNARLSAIAFDAPLERRRLFYTALFRALQMPARVDDSDGAFRGSDGRLQRVPQGHHRYAGWSLWDNYRTQVPLVALVAPNVGGDIADSLILLFQSDKPQWASANEPFLSVRTEHAGIALLDLHRKGLGSEDPATALAAMAEETLALPQETPDQKLELAYDQWAVAQLAADSGHADVARDFTARALGYRALWLDVFRDLGPDADTVKARGLYQGTLWQYRWAPVFDLDWLRNQALGTARFRDELGRFFDGELFNMTNEPDIHAPYLFAAGDPARMDRLVAMLRDAPINHWYENQRKYPQPIRQKSFALEPGFAEGMDDDGGAMSAWYVWASIGLYPLVPGDPFYIVTPPAAKRVTLRLAGGRSFSIVGGGPRGTPTSNGTSLTDRRLTHAALLRGGVLKTGM is encoded by the coding sequence GTGAAGAAGCCCCTGTACGCGCTGCTTTCGCTCCTCGCACTCGTCCCCCCCGCCGCGGCGCAGCGGGCGACGGCCCCCGTCGACCTGGTCGACCCGTTCATGGGGACGCGCGGCGACCGCGGCCAGCTCTCGCCCGCCGCCGCAGCCCCGTTCGGCATGGTGCAGCTCGCGCCCGATACCGACCCGGCGAACCATATCGGCTATGACCGCTCCGCGCCCCTGCTCCGCGGTTTCTCGCAGACCCGCGCCCAAGGCGTCGGATGTGGCGGGGGCGGCGGCGATCTGCTGACCAGCGTTACCTATGCCGGGGAGGCAGGACCGGCGTCGATCGACCGGCGCAGCGAACGCGCCGGCGCGGGCTGGTATCATGTCCGCTATGGCAGGACTGCGATCACCGCCGACCTGGCCGCCGGGCAATCTGTGTCGATCAGCCGCTTCACCCTGTCGCGTGCCGGCGCAGTCGATGTGGTGCTCGATCCGCGCCACAGCTACGCCAAGCACGTGTCGCACGAATGGCTCGCGACCGATGCCGGCGGGTTGCGGCTCACCCTGGCGAATGCGACGGTCTGCAATCGCGGCGTCTATCACCTCGCCGTCGCGGCGCGGCTGGAGCTGAACGGGCGGCCGGTGCAGGCCGTCGGCATCCCGGACGCCAAGGGCCTGCTCCACCTCACCTTGGCGGTGCGCGCGGGCGATCGAGTCGAGCTGCGCGCGGCACTGTCCACCGTCGACGCCGCTTCCGCCGGGCGCGCACTGGCGCGCGAGCTGGGCGACACGCCCTTCGAGCGCCTGGTGCGTCAGACCCGCGCCGACTGGAACGCACGGCTTTCGGCGATCGCCTTCGACGCGCCCCTGGAGCGGCGCCGGCTGTTCTACACTGCGCTGTTCCGCGCGCTGCAGATGCCCGCCCGGGTGGACGACAGCGACGGCGCGTTTCGCGGATCGGACGGGCGACTGCAGCGCGTGCCGCAAGGGCATCACCGCTATGCCGGCTGGTCGCTATGGGACAATTACCGCACCCAGGTTCCGCTGGTCGCGCTGGTCGCGCCCAATGTCGGCGGAGACATCGCGGATTCGCTGATACTGCTGTTCCAGTCGGACAAGCCGCAATGGGCGAGCGCCAACGAGCCGTTCCTGAGCGTGCGCACCGAACATGCCGGCATCGCGCTGCTCGACCTGCACCGCAAGGGCCTGGGCAGCGAGGATCCCGCCACCGCGCTCGCCGCGATGGCCGAGGAGACGCTGGCGCTGCCGCAGGAGACGCCCGACCAGAAGCTCGAGCTCGCCTATGACCAATGGGCGGTGGCGCAGCTTGCGGCGGACAGCGGGCATGCGGATGTCGCGCGGGACTTCACGGCGCGGGCGCTCGGCTACCGCGCGCTCTGGCTCGACGTGTTCCGCGATCTCGGCCCCGATGCCGATACCGTCAAGGCGCGCGGGCTCTACCAGGGCACGCTGTGGCAATATCGCTGGGCGCCGGTGTTCGATCTCGATTGGCTGCGGAACCAGGCGCTGGGGACTGCGCGCTTCCGCGACGAGCTAGGCCGCTTCTTCGACGGCGAGTTGTTCAACATGACCAACGAGCCCGATATCCATGCGCCCTATCTGTTCGCGGCCGGGGATCCGGCGCGGATGGACCGGCTGGTGGCGATGCTTCGCGATGCGCCGATCAACCATTGGTACGAGAACCAGCGCAAATATCCGCAGCCGATCCGCCAGAAGAGTTTCGCGCTCGAGCCCGGCTTCGCCGAGGGGATGGACGACGATGGCGGCGCGATGTCGGCCTGGTATGTCTGGGCGTCGATCGGGCTCTATCCGCTGGTGCCGGGCGACCCCTTCTACATCGTCACCCCGCCCGCCGCGAAACGGGTGACCCTCCGCCTTGCCGGGGGACGGTCGTTCTCGATTGTGGGCGGCGGACCGCGTGGCACTCCGACCTCGAACGGGACGTCGCTGACCGATCGCCGGCTGACGCATGCTGCGCTGCTGCGCGGAGGGGTGCTGAAAACCGGCATGTGA
- a CDS encoding S1/P1 nuclease, translated as MKQRSKALLLAAAALLAAPQSAYAWGTTGHAAIANIAELNLNASVWTEIQGLLAVDGVTHMSKVASWADTQRAATDPTHTTRIPIDGSAAPAHACTGTAMCADEAIAYYSTILADRTQSNANREVALKYIIHLVGDLHQPLHGSDPIGYNTVTFGGTSTIIHAIWDDTIIDNHGVASALLAQELINNGVSVTLGGTPRDWATESSNMARDHIYDIMPSCWDYKAPACPATPVTLPSNYATTKYPLVAQRLKQAGYRLAALLNSLLA; from the coding sequence GTGAAACAGCGTTCCAAGGCCCTGTTGCTCGCCGCCGCGGCACTGCTCGCCGCCCCGCAGTCCGCCTATGCCTGGGGTACGACCGGGCATGCGGCGATCGCCAATATCGCCGAACTCAACCTCAATGCCTCGGTATGGACCGAGATCCAGGGGCTGCTCGCCGTCGATGGCGTGACGCACATGTCTAAGGTCGCCTCCTGGGCGGACACCCAGCGCGCGGCGACCGATCCCACGCACACCACGCGCATCCCGATCGACGGCAGCGCGGCGCCGGCGCATGCCTGCACCGGCACCGCGATGTGCGCAGATGAGGCGATCGCCTATTACAGCACGATCCTGGCCGATCGCACCCAGTCCAACGCCAATCGCGAAGTGGCGCTCAAGTACATCATCCACCTGGTCGGCGACCTGCACCAGCCGCTGCACGGGTCCGATCCGATCGGCTACAACACGGTGACCTTCGGCGGCACCTCGACGATCATCCATGCGATCTGGGACGACACGATCATCGACAATCACGGCGTCGCCTCGGCGCTGCTCGCACAGGAGCTGATCAACAACGGCGTGAGCGTCACGCTGGGCGGAACCCCGCGCGACTGGGCGACCGAGAGCAGCAACATGGCGCGCGACCATATCTACGACATCATGCCGAGCTGCTGGGACTATAAGGCGCCCGCCTGCCCGGCCACGCCGGTCACGCTGCCGAGCAACTATGCCACTACCAAATATCCGCTGGTCGCGCAGCGGCTGAAGCAGGCCGGCTATCGTCTCGCCGCGCTGCTCAACAGCCTGCTCGCCTGA
- a CDS encoding SGNH/GDSL hydrolase family protein, with protein sequence MHRIATTAIATLALTLLAGSRAPEEARWGGAWGYATSPATKAVRGTLPAGTYRFRFRLSQAGDAVRLVFTNPEGAVPLRIASASIARAAKDFGIDPGTERPVRFESGEGVSITGGAALTSAPIDLAVKSGEDVVVTVVTGAESSTVAGNAAFPAAFVAGPADAAGSGMAAQKIRPLVTQIAVRNPSANCTIVTFGDSITEGARGTRPDWRGWPGMLAKRLSDGGKPHCGVVNMGISGNRLLRDGRGTAGIDRFERDVASVAGATHLILIEGINDIWKAGSEGEQPVTAADLIAGYRKLIDAGHARGMRVIGGTLTPGWGSKYITPEMEALRQEVNRWIRTGGAFDAVIDFEAAVRDTSTPVMIKPAFDSGDKLHPSDSGYEAMGRAVPLALFATR encoded by the coding sequence GTGCACCGCATCGCAACTACCGCCATTGCCACTCTCGCCCTGACCCTGCTGGCCGGCTCACGCGCGCCCGAGGAGGCACGCTGGGGCGGCGCCTGGGGCTACGCGACCTCGCCTGCCACCAAGGCAGTGCGCGGCACGCTTCCCGCCGGCACCTATCGCTTCCGCTTCCGGCTGAGCCAGGCGGGCGACGCGGTGCGGCTGGTGTTCACCAATCCGGAGGGCGCGGTGCCGCTGCGCATCGCCAGCGCCTCGATCGCGCGGGCCGCCAAGGACTTCGGCATCGATCCGGGGACCGAACGGCCCGTGCGGTTCGAGAGCGGCGAAGGCGTGAGCATCACCGGCGGCGCGGCACTGACCAGCGCGCCGATCGATCTGGCGGTGAAGAGCGGCGAGGACGTTGTCGTCACGGTCGTGACCGGCGCCGAGAGCTCGACGGTGGCGGGCAATGCTGCGTTCCCCGCGGCATTCGTGGCGGGCCCGGCGGACGCGGCGGGCAGCGGCATGGCGGCGCAGAAGATCCGCCCGCTCGTCACCCAGATCGCAGTGCGCAACCCGTCCGCCAACTGCACGATCGTGACGTTCGGCGACTCGATCACCGAAGGCGCGCGCGGCACGCGGCCGGACTGGCGCGGCTGGCCGGGCATGCTGGCGAAGCGGCTGTCCGACGGCGGCAAGCCGCATTGCGGCGTGGTCAACATGGGGATCAGCGGCAACCGGCTGTTGCGCGACGGGCGCGGCACGGCCGGCATCGACCGGTTCGAGCGCGACGTCGCCTCGGTTGCCGGCGCTACCCACCTGATCCTGATCGAGGGCATCAACGACATCTGGAAGGCGGGCAGCGAAGGCGAGCAGCCGGTGACCGCCGCCGACCTGATCGCCGGCTATCGCAAGCTGATCGATGCGGGGCATGCGCGGGGCATGCGGGTGATCGGCGGCACGCTGACACCGGGCTGGGGCTCCAAATACATCACGCCCGAGATGGAGGCGCTGCGCCAGGAAGTGAACCGCTGGATCCGCACGGGCGGCGCCTTCGACGCTGTGATCGATTTCGAAGCCGCGGTGCGCGACACCAGCACGCCGGTGATGATCAAGCCGGCGTTCGATTCCGGCGACAAGCTGCACCCGAGCGACAGCGGCTATGAGGCGATGGGCCGGGCGGTGCCGCTCGCGCTGTTCGCGACGCGATAG
- a CDS encoding TonB-dependent receptor: MTGFNRRAQLAAALFSTCVLASSPALAQAATRAFDIEAQPLASALTAWARQAHVQIFFPTDTIRGVRSRALKGVMTDRAALDRLLAGTGLRITSNDGHTAILARGATSAQSQPAVPVAAATQAEEGGPIVVTGFRASLQAARETKRKSDAIVDVVAAEDIGQLPDNSATEALARLPGVQIFRNRGEGQAVTVRGISQVVTTLNGQEAYTGASRRTLLNSYPSSMIGSIQVYKALTPDLIEGGIGGSVDVQLRQPLDFAKGITVAGTLRGSYDDQAKKPFYNVDLLVSGRWDTGIGEIGVLANASYLRRDYLESYRENLQRQYTTAAQSVTPAGQGTGLNYPIGILVKHVDGHYARPVLTGEVQWRPAYNLGFKLRATNIADDNRYNDNDLQTNIAAGTALRDVVLVPGTNIIKSATFTATANSGPRSSNTRQLLDTTQIEFGADWTSGIATLTTSAVYTLSRINTDQQLFLLAFNKAPVIHATFQSDSKYGGLSYTYDNVDMTDPSLFHVRAYSDSRNRAKGDGLQWRTDLTLDTGQGLIRSIKTGIRYANRTADYREGTSLADLNSQLLPMSAFPGGSDPLVIDAGFGGDDAELPSQWIGYRGSNLSDASTLLALNNYVHALPGQSALFTDNGRPAYDPLKAFHGSETSYAWYGQAKYGFGLGGIGVDGIVGARIVNTVLAIDGTQTNTARTPAGTVVTNTPIHGRQNYVDVDPSASMVFHFSRRLQLRLAYTKTFSRPDFTQLNPSMNLAQVTAASGAYVAAATTGNPDLQPIRSTNWDASLEYYYGRAGAFSIALFERDVNGFIVSTKIDETSIPSASGTVTVTKPINAGDGRIRGVEFNASTFFDFAPGMLRNFGASANLTLMESRQELPATPVSVAFTGDTTGISRRSFNGSLFYDDGPFRAKVAYSIRSGFVLAYTLTDRNNDLKWYPISRLDASATYRFSRNVMVTLEGSNLLAKPQRAYWADKTVTDRVYFEGRVFSAALRFKY; this comes from the coding sequence ATGACCGGCTTCAACCGGCGCGCGCAGCTTGCTGCGGCGTTGTTCTCCACGTGCGTCCTTGCTTCGTCGCCGGCGCTGGCCCAGGCCGCGACGCGCGCGTTCGACATCGAGGCACAGCCTCTGGCGAGCGCGCTGACCGCCTGGGCGCGCCAGGCGCATGTCCAGATCTTCTTCCCGACCGACACGATCCGCGGCGTCCGCTCGCGGGCGCTGAAGGGCGTGATGACCGACCGTGCCGCGCTCGACCGCCTGCTCGCCGGCACCGGCCTGCGCATCACCAGCAATGACGGGCATACGGCGATCCTGGCGCGCGGCGCGACGAGCGCACAGTCGCAGCCGGCAGTTCCGGTGGCCGCGGCCACGCAGGCCGAGGAAGGCGGCCCGATCGTCGTCACCGGCTTCCGCGCCAGCCTGCAGGCGGCGCGCGAGACCAAGCGCAAGTCCGACGCGATCGTCGATGTCGTCGCGGCCGAGGATATCGGGCAATTGCCCGACAACAGCGCGACCGAGGCACTGGCCCGGCTGCCCGGCGTGCAGATCTTCCGCAACCGTGGCGAGGGCCAGGCGGTCACCGTGCGCGGCATCTCGCAGGTGGTGACGACGCTCAACGGCCAGGAGGCGTACACCGGCGCGTCACGCCGCACCCTGCTCAATTCCTATCCGTCTAGCATGATCGGATCGATCCAGGTCTACAAGGCGCTGACCCCCGACCTGATCGAGGGCGGGATCGGCGGCTCAGTCGACGTCCAGCTGCGCCAGCCACTCGACTTCGCCAAGGGCATCACCGTCGCCGGCACGCTGCGCGGCAGCTATGACGACCAGGCGAAGAAGCCCTTCTACAATGTCGACCTGCTGGTCAGCGGGCGCTGGGATACCGGGATCGGCGAGATCGGCGTGCTGGCCAACGCTTCCTATCTGCGTCGCGACTATCTGGAATCCTATCGCGAGAACCTGCAGCGCCAATATACCACCGCGGCGCAATCGGTGACGCCGGCCGGCCAGGGCACCGGCCTCAACTATCCGATCGGCATCCTCGTGAAGCATGTCGACGGGCATTATGCGCGCCCGGTGCTGACCGGCGAGGTGCAGTGGCGCCCGGCATACAATCTGGGCTTCAAGCTGCGCGCGACCAACATCGCCGATGACAATCGCTATAACGACAACGACCTGCAGACCAACATCGCCGCCGGCACCGCGCTGCGCGACGTCGTGCTGGTGCCGGGCACCAACATCATCAAGAGCGCGACCTTCACCGCCACGGCCAATTCGGGCCCGCGCTCGTCGAACACGCGCCAGCTGCTCGACACCACCCAGATCGAGTTCGGCGCCGACTGGACCTCGGGCATCGCCACGCTAACCACCAGCGCGGTCTACACGCTGTCGCGGATCAACACCGACCAGCAGCTGTTCCTGCTCGCCTTCAACAAGGCGCCGGTGATCCACGCCACCTTTCAGAGCGACAGCAAATATGGCGGCCTGTCGTACACCTACGACAATGTCGACATGACCGACCCCAGCCTGTTCCACGTCCGCGCCTATTCGGACTCGCGCAACCGGGCGAAGGGCGACGGGCTGCAATGGCGCACCGACCTGACGCTCGATACCGGCCAGGGGCTGATCCGCTCGATCAAGACCGGAATCCGCTATGCCAATCGCACCGCCGACTATCGCGAGGGCACCAGCCTTGCCGACCTCAACAGCCAGCTGCTGCCGATGTCGGCCTTTCCCGGCGGTTCGGATCCGCTGGTGATCGATGCCGGGTTCGGCGGCGACGATGCGGAGCTGCCCAGCCAGTGGATCGGCTATCGCGGCAGCAACCTGAGCGACGCGAGCACGCTGCTGGCGCTCAACAACTATGTCCATGCGCTGCCCGGGCAGAGCGCGCTGTTCACCGACAATGGCCGCCCCGCCTATGACCCGCTCAAGGCGTTTCACGGCAGCGAGACCAGCTATGCCTGGTACGGCCAGGCCAAATACGGCTTCGGGCTTGGCGGGATCGGCGTGGACGGCATCGTCGGCGCGCGCATCGTCAACACCGTGCTCGCGATCGACGGCACGCAGACCAACACCGCCCGCACGCCCGCCGGCACCGTCGTCACCAACACGCCGATCCACGGCCGGCAGAACTATGTCGACGTCGATCCCAGCGCGAGCATGGTGTTCCACTTCTCGCGCCGGCTCCAGTTGCGGCTGGCCTATACCAAGACCTTCAGCCGGCCCGATTTCACCCAGCTCAACCCGAGCATGAACCTGGCCCAGGTGACCGCGGCGAGCGGCGCCTATGTCGCCGCGGCGACCACCGGCAATCCGGACCTGCAGCCGATCCGCTCGACCAACTGGGACGCCTCGCTCGAATATTATTACGGCCGGGCCGGCGCCTTCAGCATCGCCCTGTTCGAGCGCGACGTGAACGGCTTCATCGTCAGCACCAAGATCGACGAGACATCGATTCCCTCGGCGAGCGGCACCGTGACCGTCACCAAGCCGATCAACGCCGGTGACGGCAGGATCCGCGGCGTCGAATTCAATGCCAGCACCTTCTTCGACTTCGCGCCGGGCATGCTCAGGAATTTCGGCGCATCGGCCAACCTGACGCTGATGGAATCGCGCCAGGAGCTGCCGGCTACCCCGGTCAGCGTCGCCTTCACCGGCGACACGACGGGCATCTCGCGGCGGAGCTTCAACGGCAGCCTGTTCTATGACGACGGCCCGTTCCGCGCGAAGGTCGCCTACAGCATCCGCAGCGGCTTCGTGCTCGCCTATACGCTCACCGACCGCAACAACGACCTGAAATGGTATCCGATCTCGCGGCTCGACGCCTCGGCGACCTACCGCTTCAGCCGCAACGTGATGGTGACGCTCGAAGGCAGCAACCTGCTCGCCAAGCCGCAGCGCGCCTATTGGGCGGACAAGACAGTGACCGACCGCGTCTATTTCGAAGGCCGCGTGTTCTCCGCCGCCCTGCGCTTCAAATACTGA
- a CDS encoding FecR domain-containing protein — translation MQRDADMRDAAAWFAALQAGSADQLAFEQWREDPAHALAFARVTATWEGAAEQPAAFELPAHITRRRLVRGGMAGAIAVAAGSAFLATRAYAWDSASTEVGETRRLRLPDGSMAMLNTDTRLQWRFSAKQRELWLDRGEVALDLQPGATAHLVTRDSAATLDPGRFNARLRGAALELIVLRGSARSAQQGARPAGAYQQLSFATALPSAQPVSGEAVEAALAWQSGDVVFVDAPLADAVAEYNRYLLRPIVIDDPALATVRIGGRFVSSDPADFLRAVSTGLGVRVSTTADAVHLRK, via the coding sequence TTGCAACGCGACGCGGACATGCGCGACGCGGCGGCGTGGTTCGCCGCCTTGCAGGCGGGCAGCGCAGACCAGCTGGCATTCGAGCAATGGCGCGAGGACCCCGCGCATGCGCTTGCGTTCGCACGGGTGACCGCGACCTGGGAAGGCGCAGCGGAACAGCCCGCCGCGTTTGAGCTGCCGGCGCACATCACCCGCCGCCGCCTGGTGCGCGGCGGCATGGCCGGGGCGATCGCCGTCGCGGCAGGCAGCGCGTTTCTCGCCACGCGCGCCTATGCCTGGGACAGCGCCTCCACCGAAGTCGGCGAGACGCGCCGGCTGCGGCTGCCCGACGGCAGCATGGCGATGCTCAACACCGACACGCGGCTGCAATGGCGCTTTTCGGCAAAGCAGCGCGAGCTCTGGCTCGACCGCGGCGAAGTCGCGCTCGACCTGCAGCCGGGCGCGACCGCGCACCTCGTCACGCGCGACAGTGCCGCGACGCTAGATCCCGGCAGGTTCAATGCGCGGCTGCGCGGCGCTGCGCTGGAGTTGATCGTGCTGCGCGGCTCGGCGCGTTCGGCGCAGCAGGGCGCGCGGCCGGCCGGCGCCTATCAGCAGCTTTCCTTCGCCACCGCGCTGCCCTCCGCCCAGCCGGTCAGCGGCGAAGCGGTCGAGGCGGCACTTGCCTGGCAGAGCGGCGACGTGGTGTTCGTCGATGCGCCGCTGGCGGACGCCGTTGCGGAGTATAACCGCTATCTGCTGCGCCCTATCGTGATCGACGATCCCGCGCTGGCGACGGTGCGGATCGGTGGCCGGTTCGTCTCTTCCGATCCCGCGGATTTCCTGCGCGCGGTCTCGACCGGACTGGGCGTCCGCGTCAGCACCACGGCGGACGCAGTGCACCTGCGAAAATAA
- a CDS encoding RNA polymerase sigma factor — translation MSVTRPRDRWLIDEVLPHEGRYLAVARRLTRGSEEAADLVQEALVRLMAIDGWAAITDPRAYVIRSIHNIALERMRRAKVVAFQQLSELDTIELRDDAPDAFEVAAGRDQVVRLRKAIDLLPERCRTVFVRRRFREERPGDIASDLGISLSTFEKRLGRALYLLARAVEPGDTPQADPAPEQDGQTRVKR, via the coding sequence ATGTCCGTCACGCGCCCACGGGACCGCTGGCTGATCGACGAGGTGCTGCCGCATGAGGGCCGCTACCTTGCTGTCGCGCGCCGGCTCACCCGCGGCAGCGAGGAGGCGGCCGACCTGGTGCAGGAAGCCCTGGTCCGCCTGATGGCGATCGACGGCTGGGCGGCGATCACCGATCCGCGCGCCTATGTCATCCGCTCGATCCACAATATCGCGCTGGAACGGATGCGTCGCGCCAAGGTGGTCGCCTTCCAGCAGCTGAGCGAACTCGACACGATCGAGCTGCGCGACGACGCCCCCGACGCGTTCGAGGTTGCGGCAGGGCGCGACCAGGTCGTGCGCTTGCGCAAGGCGATCGACCTGCTGCCGGAGCGCTGCCGCACGGTCTTCGTCCGCCGGCGCTTTCGCGAGGAGCGGCCAGGCGACATCGCCAGCGACTTGGGCATCAGCCTGTCGACCTTCGAGAAGAGGCTGGGCCGCGCGCTGTACCTGCTCGCCCGCGCCGTCGAGCCCGGCGACACGCCGCAGGCCGACCCCGCACCCGAGCAGGATGGCCAAACGCGCGTGAAGCGCTAA
- a CDS encoding zinc-binding dehydrogenase, with product MALTGRELRSKIDEDGRLSLVLEEVAVDDPAEDEIVVRVEAAPINPSDLGLLLGPADLSTLEKADGGLACTVPQGRLGGVKGRLGQSMPVGNEGAGIVVAAGAAAKALEGKRVGMIGGGMYADYRRIKARDVIPLPEGASAADGASMFVNPLTALGFVETAKREGHQAIIHTAAASNLGQMLQKICLADGIPLVNIVRSPEQVEILRGIGATHVLNSKDADFAARLLDAIEETGATIAFDAIGGGTLGGEIVQAMERAAIRQMSAYNRYGSEVFKQLYIYGALDLSPTVLNRLAFGFQWSVSGWLLFPALKKLGAETAERMRKRVLDELKTTFASNYTRVIGLAEALDPEVLRAYERKATGEKFLIDPTRG from the coding sequence ATGGCGCTTACTGGACGCGAACTACGCTCGAAGATCGACGAGGACGGGCGGCTTTCGCTGGTGCTCGAGGAGGTCGCGGTCGACGATCCCGCCGAGGACGAGATCGTCGTGCGGGTCGAGGCAGCGCCGATCAACCCCAGCGATCTCGGGCTGCTGCTCGGCCCTGCCGACCTGTCCACGCTGGAAAAGGCCGATGGCGGACTCGCCTGCACCGTGCCGCAGGGCCGGTTGGGTGGCGTCAAGGGACGGCTCGGCCAGTCGATGCCGGTCGGCAACGAGGGCGCCGGCATCGTCGTCGCGGCCGGCGCTGCCGCCAAGGCGCTCGAGGGCAAGCGCGTCGGCATGATCGGCGGGGGTATGTATGCCGATTATCGCCGCATCAAGGCGCGCGACGTGATCCCGCTGCCCGAGGGCGCCAGCGCCGCCGACGGCGCGTCGATGTTCGTCAATCCGCTGACCGCGTTGGGCTTTGTCGAGACGGCGAAGCGCGAGGGGCATCAGGCGATCATCCACACCGCCGCCGCATCCAATCTCGGCCAGATGCTGCAGAAGATCTGCCTCGCCGACGGCATCCCGCTCGTCAACATCGTCCGCTCGCCCGAGCAGGTGGAGATATTGCGCGGCATCGGTGCCACCCATGTGCTCAACAGCAAGGACGCCGATTTCGCCGCGCGCCTGCTCGATGCCATCGAGGAAACCGGCGCGACCATCGCCTTCGATGCGATCGGCGGCGGCACGCTGGGCGGCGAGATCGTCCAGGCGATGGAGCGCGCGGCGATCCGGCAGATGAGCGCGTACAACCGCTACGGCTCGGAGGTGTTCAAGCAGCTCTATATCTATGGCGCGCTCGACTTGTCGCCCACCGTGCTCAACCGGCTGGCGTTCGGCTTCCAGTGGAGCGTCTCGGGCTGGCTGCTCTTCCCTGCGCTCAAGAAGCTGGGCGCAGAGACCGCAGAGCGGATGCGCAAGCGCGTGCTCGACGAGCTCAAGACCACTTTCGCCAGCAACTATACCCGCGTCATCGGTCTCGCCGAGGCGCTCGATCCCGAGGTGCTGCGCGCCTATGAGCGCAAAGCGACGGGCGAGAAGTTCCTGATCGACCCGACGCGCGGTTGA